The following proteins are co-located in the Polyangia bacterium genome:
- a CDS encoding aldehyde dehydrogenase family protein, protein MGAPTKITYVSLSADDPEVNAAFDAAIATVQSQLGRTYPLHIGGQTRASAGTTESVNPADTRVVVARVASGTTADVNDAVSTARAAYPTWSRLPFAERAKLLGHAADLIRQRRYELATWMIVEMGKNRVEALGEIEETADLIEYYNQQMAANDGFVREMGKLSPTDHNTSVLRPYGVWAVIAPWNFPYALMGAPVAAALLTGNTVVMKPSSETPLSGIKLCEIFEEAGLPAGTISCVTGSGRVVGDGLAMHPGVDGVTFTGSYDVGFKQIYQRFAHPFPKPCIVEMGGKNPAIVMDSADLDRAVQGVYRSAFGMNGHKCSACSRVYVHETVAEEFLRRLERTANDAKIGDPLARGTFVGPVATKAGYEDYQRFVGMAGGALRAGGQCLTDGAFAHGYFVRPTIVAGLAQDHALMREELFLPIVCVATVASLDEALGRANDTPFGLTAGFFSRKNDEIDAFLDRIQAGVVYVNRAAGATTGAWPGVQPFGGWKASGSTGKNIGGHYTLLCYLREQSRTVCA, encoded by the coding sequence ATGGGCGCGCCAACCAAGATCACGTATGTCAGCCTCAGCGCCGACGACCCGGAGGTGAACGCCGCCTTCGACGCCGCCATCGCGACGGTGCAAAGCCAGCTGGGCCGGACCTATCCGCTGCACATCGGCGGGCAAACCCGGGCTAGCGCCGGCACCACCGAAAGCGTGAACCCGGCTGACACGCGCGTGGTGGTGGCCCGCGTGGCCAGCGGCACCACCGCCGACGTCAACGACGCCGTCAGCACCGCCCGCGCCGCCTATCCGACTTGGAGCCGCCTGCCCTTCGCCGAGCGCGCGAAGCTCCTCGGCCACGCCGCCGATCTCATCCGCCAGCGACGGTACGAGCTGGCGACGTGGATGATCGTCGAGATGGGCAAGAACCGCGTCGAAGCCCTGGGCGAGATCGAGGAGACCGCCGATCTGATCGAGTACTACAACCAGCAGATGGCGGCGAACGACGGCTTCGTGCGTGAGATGGGCAAGCTGTCGCCCACCGATCACAACACCAGCGTGCTGCGCCCGTACGGTGTCTGGGCGGTGATCGCGCCCTGGAATTTCCCGTACGCGCTGATGGGGGCACCGGTGGCGGCGGCTCTTTTGACCGGCAACACCGTGGTGATGAAACCATCGTCGGAGACCCCGCTGTCGGGCATCAAGCTCTGCGAGATCTTCGAGGAGGCCGGCCTGCCCGCCGGCACCATCAGCTGCGTCACCGGCAGCGGCCGCGTGGTGGGCGACGGCCTGGCCATGCACCCGGGCGTCGACGGCGTCACCTTCACCGGATCGTACGACGTCGGCTTCAAGCAGATCTATCAGCGCTTTGCCCACCCGTTTCCCAAGCCCTGCATCGTCGAGATGGGCGGGAAAAATCCGGCCATCGTCATGGACAGCGCCGATCTCGATCGCGCCGTGCAAGGCGTTTACCGGTCGGCGTTCGGAATGAACGGCCACAAGTGTTCAGCCTGCTCGCGCGTGTACGTGCACGAGACCGTGGCCGAAGAGTTCTTGCGCCGCCTGGAGCGCACCGCCAACGACGCCAAGATCGGAGACCCGCTGGCGCGCGGAACCTTCGTCGGCCCGGTGGCCACCAAGGCCGGGTACGAGGATTACCAGCGCTTCGTCGGCATGGCCGGCGGCGCGCTGCGCGCGGGCGGGCAATGCCTGACCGACGGCGCCTTCGCCCACGGTTATTTCGTGCGCCCGACCATCGTGGCCGGCCTGGCGCAAGATCACGCGTTGATGCGCGAGGAGCTTTTCTTGCCGATTGTTTGCGTCGCCACCGTCGCCAGCCTGGACGAAGCGCTGGGCCGCGCCAACGACACGCCCTTCGGGTTGACCGCCGGCTTCTTCAGCCGCAAGAACGACGAGATCGACGCCTTTCTCGATCGCATTCAAGCCGGCGTCGTCTACGTCAACCGCGCCGCCGGCGCCACCACCGGCGCCTGGCCGGGTGTGCAACCGTTCGGCGGCTGGAAGGCCAGCGGGTCGACGGGCAAGAACATCGGCGGTCACTACACGCTGCTTTGTTATCTGCGCGAACAAAGCCGCACGGTGTGCGCGTGA
- a CDS encoding HU family DNA-binding protein, which translates to MTKAELIERVYAQKHLPRDLTKKAIGQIVDAVFTEVGDYFIRTRVSRRSATKLTYPGFGTFSKRIRRQRVVKNPQTGAPITIPATSTITFSPGTELRSLLNRSGRKARQA; encoded by the coding sequence ATGACGAAGGCCGAGCTGATCGAGCGGGTCTATGCCCAAAAGCATTTGCCGCGCGATCTAACCAAAAAGGCCATCGGGCAGATCGTCGATGCTGTCTTCACCGAGGTCGGCGATTACTTCATCCGCACCCGCGTCAGCCGCCGGTCGGCGACCAAGCTGACCTACCCCGGTTTCGGCACATTTTCCAAGCGCATCCGCCGCCAGCGCGTGGTCAAGAACCCGCAGACCGGCGCGCCCATCACCATCCCCGCCACGTCGACCATCACGTTTTCCCCCGGCACCGAATTGCGATCGCTGCTGAACCGCAGCGGGCGAAAAGCGCGTCAGGCCTAG
- a CDS encoding adenosine deaminase, whose translation MLDPRLELVDLHIHVGAAVAPHILWSIAHDQGFKLPVQTYWEFRDLVTARPEKVASLGDYLAILHQWTEKIQSSPAAIERSVYEVIGKEFRSSTVTQIELRFNPMKRNLGGERDLDHIIHAALRGMDRACLEYGVKAGLIFCLAREFSLELNEILVKKAVKYRSRGVIGIDLAGPEVHTLELGGEVDGYRDLFARARHAGLGTTVHTGETAYTAVPGVLAVMEKLSPSRIGHGIAAAQSEEAVRKLAQAGTVLEICPSSNLRTHAVADLAQLGAALRTFEAGGVRFTINTDGPYLLNTHLRQEYELLLDAGILNAAQVAKTIATARGASFIHG comes from the coding sequence ATGCTGGATCCGCGGCTGGAGCTGGTCGACCTGCACATTCACGTCGGCGCCGCCGTGGCGCCCCACATCCTGTGGTCGATCGCCCACGATCAAGGATTCAAGCTGCCGGTCCAGACGTACTGGGAATTCCGCGATCTCGTGACGGCCCGGCCGGAGAAGGTGGCGTCGCTGGGCGATTACCTGGCCATCTTGCACCAGTGGACGGAGAAGATTCAGTCGTCACCGGCGGCCATCGAACGATCGGTGTACGAGGTGATCGGAAAAGAATTCCGGTCCAGCACCGTCACCCAGATCGAGCTGCGCTTTAACCCGATGAAGCGCAACCTGGGCGGCGAGCGCGACCTAGACCACATCATCCACGCGGCGCTGCGCGGGATGGATCGGGCGTGCCTGGAATACGGCGTGAAGGCGGGTCTGATCTTCTGCCTGGCGCGCGAGTTCTCGCTGGAGCTGAACGAGATCCTGGTGAAAAAAGCGGTGAAATACCGCTCGCGCGGGGTGATCGGGATCGATCTGGCCGGTCCCGAGGTGCACACGCTGGAGCTCGGCGGCGAGGTCGACGGCTACCGCGATCTGTTCGCGCGCGCCCGGCACGCCGGATTGGGGACCACCGTGCACACCGGCGAGACGGCGTACACGGCGGTGCCGGGCGTGCTGGCGGTGATGGAAAAGCTGTCGCCGTCGCGCATCGGCCACGGCATCGCCGCAGCGCAAAGTGAGGAAGCCGTTCGCAAGCTGGCCCAGGCCGGCACGGTGCTGGAGATCTGTCCCAGCTCGAACCTGCGCACCCACGCGGTGGCGGATCTGGCCCAGCTGGGCGCGGCGCTGCGCACCTTCGAAGCGGGCGGGGTGCGCTTCACCATCAACACCGACGGTCCGTATCTATTGAACACGCACCTGCGCCAGGAATACGAACTGCTTCTCGACGCCGGGATCCTGAACGCCGCCCAGGTGGCCAAGACCATCGCCACCGCCCGTGGCGCATCGTTCATCCACGGTTGA